The Winogradskyella schleiferi genome contains the following window.
GCTCGTAGAATCCGATTCATCAAAAGTTTTACAGGCTTTTGAAGCTGTTTTTAATCATAAAGCATTTACAGGGCGATCAGGAACATTCTACGGCTATGAAGGTTTAGGGTCTATTTATTGGCATATGGTGTCTAAATTGCAACTTGCAGTTTTTGAATGCTGTATAAAAGCCATTCATGATCAAGCAGATGATAAGATTGTTGGAAGATTGTTAGAGCATTATTACGAAATTAATGAAGGAATAGGAGTTCATAAATCGCCAGAATTGTATGGTGCCTTTCCAACAGATCCGTATTCGCATACACCAGGAGGAAAAGGAGCGCAACAGCCAGGAATGACAGGTCAGGTGAAAGAAGATATTTTAAGCCGTTTCGGAGAGCTTGGTGTCTTTGTAAAAAATGGTAAGCTTTATTTTGATCCCTGTATGTTGCGTAAGAATGAATTTTTAAAAGAGGACAAAACCTTCGAGTACATAACAGTTGATGACAAAATAGAACATATTGAATTGTCTAAAGGCGAATTAGCTTTCACGTATTGCCAAGTTCCAATTATATATAAAATTTCGGAAAGAAATGGTATTGAAGTGACATTAGAAAATGACAAGTCTAAACGTTTTGATGGCTTAAGTTTAGATGTAGTTACAAGTAATTTGGTATTTGAGCGCTCAGGCAGAGTATCAGAAATCAGAGTACATATAAAAGAATCGTATTTAAAATAAACCCTAAGACGATGCGTAAAAAATCAATTATTATAGTTGTTTTGTTTTCTATGTTGATAATGTCGTGCAAGGAAAACAAAAAAAACAAAATGTCTGCAAATCAAACAACAAAAGAAGTGACAGCTAAAGACGTATTAGGGAATCCAGAGTATTTAGCAATTTCTTACGGAGGTTATCGAGAAAAACAAAGGGAAGTTCAACCTACAATTCAAGAGTTAAAAGCGGATATGAAAATCCTTAATGCTATGGGGATAAAGGTTTTGAGAACTTATAATGTCCACTTTGCGCAGGCCGAAAATTTGCTGAAAGCCATAACAGAATTAAAAAGTGAAGATGCCGATTTCGAAATGTATGTGATGTTAGGCATTTGGATAGATTGTGAAAACGCCTTCAATTTTTCCAATGGTGAACCAAATCATAATGCTGAAAGTGAAAGAAATGCCGTTGAGGTAAACACTGCAGTTGACTTAACAAAACGATTTCCTGATATTGTAAAAATACTTGCCGTCGGAAATGAAGCTATGGTCAAATGGGCAACCAGTTATTATGTAGAACCATGGATTATTTTGAAATGGGTGAACCATCTTCAAGATTTGAAGACATCTGGCGAATTATCTAAAGATTTATGGATCACAAGCTCAGACGATTTTTCTTCTTGGGGAGGAGGAGATCCAATATATCACACCGAAGATTTAGAAAAAATAGCTAAAGCTGTTGATTATATTTCGATGCATACCTATCCCTATCATCAATCGCATTACAATTCAGATTTTTGGAAGGTACCAGAAAACGAAGAGAATTTATCCAAAAAAGAAAAGGTCGATGCAGCCATGTTACGAGCTTTAGATTTTGCCCAAAGGCAATACGATAGTGTTTCCAACTATATGAAAAGTATCGGTGTCAATAAACCAATTCATATTGGTGAAACCGGTTGGGCTTCAATATCCAATGGTCATTATGGCAAAAATGGTTCTAGAGCCACAGACGAATATAAGCAAGGGCTATATCACAAACACATGCGTGAGTGGACCAACAAAGCTAATATTTCATGTTTCTATTTTGAAGCTTTTGATGAACAATGGAAAGATGCACAGAATCCTTTAGGCTCTGAGAATCATTTTGGGTTAATTAATCTGAAAAGTGAAGCTAAATATCCAATTTGGAATTTAGTAGACGAGGGTGTTTTTGATGGATTGAACAGGGATGGAAAACCGATTACTAAAACGTACAATGGTAATTTGGAAGCATTAATGAAAGATGTTTTAGTACCAAACACTAATTATCCTAAAGATTAGCAAAATTAAGATATGAAAGCGTCAAGATATAGCATATTACCACTCTTAATTTTAACAGTAATGAGTTGTAGTTCAGAAAAGAAAGAAAGTAAAAGATTGGAAGTTGAAATTTATGAAACTTCACAAAGCGGTAATAAACTGACAAGAATCACAGAATTTTCACAGGTAGATTCTTCGGCAGTCATCAAAATATTGCCAGAACAGAAATTTCAAACCATAACAGGTTTTGGTGGTTCCTTTACAGAGTCTTCGGCTTATTTGCTTAATAAATTGAGTAAAAAAAATCGCGATACGATTCTTCAAGCTTATTTTGCTAAAGATGGAGCGCGTTATTCACTTACAAGAACTCATATTGCTTCTTGTGATTTTTCATTAAACAATTATACGTATGCGCCAGTTTCAGGTGATATGGAATTAAAAAACTTCACAATTGAAGAAGATCGTGATGATTTAATTCCAATGATTTTGGAAGCCCATGCAATTTCAGAAGATGGTTTTAAAATCATAGCATCGCCATGGACAGCGCCACCATGGATGAAGGACAATAATGCATATGTCGGTGGAAAATTATTACCGAAATATTACGATGTGTTCGCCCTTTACTTTTCTAAATATCTCGATGCCTATAAAGCCGAAGGTATTGATATATGGGGTTTAACGCCGGTTAACGAGCCACATGGAAATGGCAATAACTGGGAAAGCATGCATTTTACTCCAGAAGAGGAAACGGATTTTGTTCAAAATCATTTAGGGCCAAAATTAGAAGCAGATGGCTACGGAAAAGTGAATATTCTGGGCTACGACCAGAATAGAAAAGGCATACAAGAATGGGTGGATGAAATGTATAAAGACGAAGCGTCTTCAAAATATTTTGATGGTTTAGCCATACATTGGTATGAGAGTACATACGACTATTTTCCTGAAGAATTACAATACGGGCATAATAAAGCACCAAACAAATACTTAATAGAAACGGAAGGTTGCGTAGATTCTGAAATTCCAAAATGGCAAGATGATTCTTGGTATTGGAAAAAGGAAGCTACTGATTGGGGCTGGGATTGGGCCTCAGCGGAGGATAAGCATTTACATCCTAAATATGCTCCAGTAAATAGATATGCAAGAGATATAATTGGCTGTCTAAACAATTGGGTAGACGGTTGGGTAGATTGGAATATGGTACTCGATAGACAAGGTGGCCCGAATTGGTTTGAAAATTGGTGCGTGGCTCCAGTAATTGTAGATCCAGAAAATGATGAGGTTTACTTTACGCCATTGTACTATACCATGGCACATTTTAGCAAATATATACGGCCAGGAGCTGAGGTGATAGGAGTCGAAAATCCTGATACCGAATTACAGGTCACAGCAGCAGAAAATCCTGATGGATCAATAGCTGTGGTTCTATTCAATGAAGAGAAAGTTGCAAAAAATTTCAATTTGAATCTTAACGATGAAACTATAACCGTCAAAATAAACGCACAAGCCATACAAACTATTATGATACCAACTAAAACTAAATAATTATGTCAAATGTAAAAACGTCAAAAAGAGTAAGAGTCCCTTATAGACAAAAAGCTGCTTTTGGTGCTGGTCATTTTGTTCTAAATCTATTGCCTGGAGTATTAGGTGTTTATTTGCAAGTGTTTATTTTAACTGCATTTGGTATGGACCCTGTTTGGGCTGGTCTTTTAGGTGGTTTACCTAGAATATTTGATGCATTGACAGATCCTATAATGGGATTTATATCTGACAACACTAAATCTCGTTACGGACGTAGAAGACCATATATATTTGCTGGGGCAATTATTAGTGGTATCCTTTTTATTCTAATGTGGCAGCTAGATGAGAATGCATCGCAAACATACAATTTTTGGTATGTAATGATTTTACAAATACTTTTCCTTGTTGGTAATACTATGTTTGCCACACCACTTGTAGGACTAGGCTATGAAATGACATCAGACTATAATGAAAGAACTAGACTTATGAGTTTGGCAAATTCAATGGGTCAAATAGCATGGATGATTGTACCTTGGTTATACGTTATTATACCAGATGTAAATACTTTCGATAATCCAGCTCAAGGTGTAAGAACTATGGCTGTTATTGTTGGTGGGGTTTGCATTTTGTTTGGGATTTTGCCTGCTTTTTTTTGTAGAGGTATTGACTCGGCAAACATGGATAATAGACAAGTAATAAATTTTAAAACGCTTGCTTCTAACATGCAAGAATTATTTAAAGGGATTAAACAAGTTTCTAAAAACAAGCCTTTCATGAAGCTTTGCGGTGCTACTTTTTTAGTATTTAATGGCTTTCAACTTGTAGCGGCATTTTCTGTATTCATAATAGTGTTTTATATGAATAGTGGTAGCTGGGAGCAAGCAGGTACTTGGCCAGCATGGTTTAATACCCTAAATGCTATAATTACGGCATTTATTGTAATACCAATAATTTCTAAAATGGCAACTAAATGGGGTAAAAGAAATGCATTTTTAATTTCCACAGCACTGTCAATTTTTGGTTATATATTAAAATGGTGGGGTTTCGATATTCAATTAAATGAAAGATTTAACCAGACGTCTATAGGGCAATCAATGACTAATGGTGTAGCTTCCTTATTTGAATTTTTAAATCCATTTTTAGAGAGTGCAGGTATGTCATGGTTTAGTATTGATGCAAGCAATGGAATTCCTTGGCTTATATTTTTGCCAATTCCCTTTTTTGCATTTGGTATGGGTGGATTATTTACCTTAATGATGAGTATGACTGCTGATGTATGTGATTTAGATGAATTAGAGAACGGAATGCCAAGAAAAGAAGGAACCTTCGGTGCTATTTATTGGTGGATGGTTAAACTTGGTCAAGCTATTGCGATCATTTTAAGTGGTGTGATATTAAAAGTTGTTGGATTCGATCAAAATATAGCTTTACAAACCACTGAAACTATGACATCTCTTAGAATGGCTGATATAGCAGTGCCAGCGTTTACCGCAGGTATGGCCATGTTGGTAATGTGGAAATACAGCTTAAATGAGAAAAGAGCTAAAGAAATTAAAGAAGTCCTCGTCGAAAGAAGAGGGGAACTATAACTAGATAAAATTATAACATAAATGTCATACAGAGAAGAATCCTATTACAACTATAAAAGTTATAGCCAAATTACGACACAAGGTATCGATGTATCAAAACTCAGATTAGAAGAGTTAAAAAACCTATGGCATAAAACGATGGAAGATGGTTTTCATGGTATATGTTTCAGTATGTATGAAGATGGTCAAAACCCAGGTGATGACATTAGTGTTGAACAAGTTGAGCGTCGTGTAAAAATATTAAGACCACATGTTGAAGCTATACGTTCATTTTCTTGTATTGAAGGTAACGAGCATGTACCAATTGTAGCAAAAAGGCATGGATTAAAAACTCTAGTAGGCGCTTGGCTAAGTGATGATAAAGAAGATAATGAAAGAGAAATTGAAGGATTGATAACCCTCGCTAAGGCTGGGAATGTTGATGTCGCTGCAGTAGGCAATGAAGTCTTATACCGCAATGATTTAACACTTGAAGAGTTGTTGGGTTATATAAAACGCGTAAAAGATGCCTTGCAAGGGTTAGACATACCTATAGGTTATGTAGATGCCTATTACGAGTTTTCCCGTCACCCTGAGTTAGTTGAAAATACCGATGTTGTATTGGCTAATTTGTATCCATTTTGGGAAGGTTGTCCTATTGAGTATGCTTTAGGTCACATGCAGGCCATGTACGGGCAAGTTGTAGATGCGGCTCAAGGTAAACCAATTATTATTACCGAAACAGGCTGGCCTAGTGAAGGTGGAAGTTTTAGAGGTGCCATTGCTACTGATAAAGCTGCAATGAAATACTTTATAGACACTATAAATTGGACGAAAGAAAACGAGATTCCAATATTTTATTTCTCATCATTTGATGAATCTTGGAAAACAGGTGATGAAGGTGATGTTGGAGCATATTGGGGACTTTGGGATAAAAATGAGAAATTGAAGTATTGATACCTACTACAACAACTAGACAATTGCCAAAATTAACACTACATTAACCATACATTTAAAAAAATGTAATATTTTAAAGTAGATATTTTCTAGGTGTTTTATTAGTTGAGATAATGATACAGCTAAAAATAATCATGTTGTATGTTTTTTGTTGTGCTAAATTTGTTGAATATCTAATAGGAGTGGTGTAATTTTATCAAATACGCAATTTTGTGATTAATTAATTAGGATTTTAAAACTATAAATTAATATAAACTATATAAAAACAAACACTATGAAAAAATTTACTTTTCTTTTTATGCTTTTAGCGATAACATTGGGTTACTCGCAATCACCAACGGATAACGCAACTGATCCACCTGCGAGAAATGCCGGTGATGTCATTTCTATATTCAGTGGTGAATACACTAATATTGCTGGTTCAGATTTCAATCCAAATTGGGGACAATCTGGCTTTGGAGTGGCTAATCCAAGTTTCGATCCAGGCACAGGTAACCTAGTTTTGGCATACCCAAACTTTAACTATCAAGGGGTGCAATTTGGATCTGCTCAAAATATTTCAGGTATGGAATTCTTGCATGTCGACATTTGGGTAAATGGAACATTCAACCCGAATGTTTATGTGATAAGTTCAGGAGCAGAGATTGCACACCCAATTACCAATACTGGAGCTGAAAGTTGGATAAGTGTTGATATTCCTGTTTCAGGAATTACAGGTGATACTAATTCAGCTATTCAATTCAAATTTGATAATGGTAATGGAACTACAGATGGTATTTATGTTGATAATTTATACTTCTGGAAAAGCCCAGTCGATCCGCTGACAGATGCTACTTTAAGTGACTTGCAGATTGACGGAACTACAATAATGGGTTTCGGGGCGTCTACCACTAATTATACTTATGAAGTAGCTTCAGGAACAACTGTGGTGCCAGAAATAACCACGGCAACAACATCTAATAGTAATGCTTCCGCTGTTATTACCCAAGCTACGGGTATTCCAGGTACGGCAACGGTTGTTGTTACTGCGGAAGATGGAACTACAACTGAAACCTACACGGTATCAATAGTTGCTACAGGACCTTCTACTGCTGCACCAACTCCACCTAATAGAACACCACAAAATGTAATATCTATTTTTAGTGATGCCTATACTGATATTGCTGTTGATACATACGATACACCATGGTGTCCAGGAACGACTTCTGAGATCATGATTGCAGGTGATGCAATAAAGCAAATTTCTGGACTTGGTTGTGAAGGCATCGAATTCGTGACTGGAAGATTTGATGCTAGTGGTTTTGACTTCTTCCACATGGATATCTTTACAGAATCAGATACTATGGACAAAAGTTTCAACATTAAATTTTCTGACTGGCAAGGTGGGACTGGAGAGGTTGGTGCGTTAGAATATTCTGCAACAAATGCAAATATACTACCGGCAACTAACCCAGGTACATGGATTTCTATAGAATTACCATTGTCGGCTTTTAACGTAATTAATGGTGTAGATGGAAGTGATTTAGTGCAATTTGTAATCACATCAGATTTAGGGACCGTTTATTATGATAATCTTTATTTACATAATAACAACTTAAGCACAGAAGAATTTGCTTCGACGAATTTTAAAGTATATCCAAACCCAACTCAAACTAATTGGAATATTGAAAGTAATACAACAATAACTTCAATTTCAGTTTATGATATTTTAGGTAAACGTGTTTCAACCTTAACTCCGAATACTAATGATATAGAGATTAGCACTGAAAATATGCAATCTGGTATCTATTTCGCAAGAATAGAAGGTGCTAATGGTTCTAAAACTGTTAAGCTTATTAAAGAATAAAATTTAATAGCAAGAGTCAATCTTTATGAAAAAGCGTGTTTATAATATTTAAACACGCTTTTTTTATTAATGAATATAGGATGTTGTAAATTGGTGGTTGAATTAGAAATAAACATTAAAATAAACGATTAAATCCGTTTCCTTACCCAAGTTGTTTCTTTATGAAATAGAACATCAACTAAAGCGATGCCTAATTTTATATATTAAAGGTGAACTTTTTGTATATGTTTGCGTAAAGGGAACCTGTAAAATGCAACTTACAGATAAAAAAAAACGCTTTAGAATAAATCTTGAAGTAATTCAATTAATTAATAACGTATTTTCAAAAAGAGTATATTTGAAACTACCTTTTATTCTGATTCCGTATAAATTTTTTGCGAATTGAAAAAGTTTAAACGAGCTCAGAATTTAAAATAGAACGACTATGACAACACTAAAAGAATTATCAAAGCTATTAAACCTCTCTATTTCGACAGTGTCAAAAGCATTAAACGATAGTCATGAGATTAGTGACAATACTAAAAAACGTGTGAATGAGTTGGCAGAAAAGCTCAACTATAAACCCAATAGAATAGCACAACAGCTTAAAACCAATAAATCTAAAACGATTGGTGTTATTCTCCCAACGGTTACCAATCCATTCTTTGCTGAGGTACTACATGGAATTGAAATGGCGGCAACAAACAGTGATTACGACATTATTGTTTGCCTTTCAAATGAAACCTTGCATAAAGAAAAACGAAGCCTAGAGTTATTATCTAATGGAAGTGTTGACGGTTTCATAATGGCAGTAGCAAGGGAAAGTCAAGTAAAAAAAGAAACCGACCATATAAAGTTTGCCATAAAAAGCAAACTACCCGTTTTAATGTTCGATCGCGTAGTCAATGATATTGAATGTAATAAAGTGATTGTAGATGATTTTCAGTCCGTTTATGAAGCTACAGAGCATCTCATAGTAAATGAAAAAAGAAAGAATATTTTATTAGTCAGTAATATTGAAGAATTGAGCGTTGGCAAACTAAGAATTGAAGGGTATTCCAAAGCGTTGAAGAATCATAAATTAAAACCTAAAATTCTAAAATTGGATAATGCAATTGATGTCGAAGTTGAAAGTAAAATATACAATTATTTAAGGGAAAATAAATCCATAGATGCCATTTTGTCCATAGATCACCTTACGGGAATTGTAGCGATAAACATGGCGAAAAAATTAGGTAAAAACATTCCTAAAGATTTATCAGTAGTTGGCTTTGGCTATGAACATACACAACTATTATCGAGTCCTAAAATCTCAATTATTCACCAAAAAGCACATAAAATAGGTGAAATGTCCACCAAATTATTGATTGATAATATTATGGATGAAGATCTAGAGTTGCAGACGATTGTTGTGCCTAGTGAGCTAAAATTGAGTGAGTCTGTCAAGTAAATCTCAAAATTAAGCATAAAAAAAAGCCTGATTTTCATCAGACTTTTTCTACATTTTATAATCTTAGTTATTACAAACCTTTAACTTTGTTAGCTGCATCATTTCCTGCTTTCTTAACATCGTCAACAGCTTTGTCAGCAGCATCCTTAGCGTTATTTCCAACGTCTTTCGCTTTCTCAACAGCATTATTTGCGGCATCTTTCACATCGTTGGCAGCGTTTTCAACGCCATCTACAGCATTATCAACAGCATCACCTGTGGCATTCTTTGCATCCTCAACAGCATCTTCTGATGCTTCCATAGCATCATCAACTGCATTTTCTAAATTTTCTGCAGCATCTTCAACTGCATCACCGGCTTCTTCCAAAGCATCTTCAGAAGCGTCAGCAGCATTTTCCATAGCATCTTCTGTCTTGTCTGCGGTCTCTCTACAGGATGTAAATGATAATCCCATTACAGCAACAAGTGCTAAACTTAATACAACTCTTTTCATTTTAATAGTTTTAGTGTTAATTTTTGTTAATGCA
Protein-coding sequences here:
- a CDS encoding T9SS type A sorting domain-containing protein: MKKFTFLFMLLAITLGYSQSPTDNATDPPARNAGDVISIFSGEYTNIAGSDFNPNWGQSGFGVANPSFDPGTGNLVLAYPNFNYQGVQFGSAQNISGMEFLHVDIWVNGTFNPNVYVISSGAEIAHPITNTGAESWISVDIPVSGITGDTNSAIQFKFDNGNGTTDGIYVDNLYFWKSPVDPLTDATLSDLQIDGTTIMGFGASTTNYTYEVASGTTVVPEITTATTSNSNASAVITQATGIPGTATVVVTAEDGTTTETYTVSIVATGPSTAAPTPPNRTPQNVISIFSDAYTDIAVDTYDTPWCPGTTSEIMIAGDAIKQISGLGCEGIEFVTGRFDASGFDFFHMDIFTESDTMDKSFNIKFSDWQGGTGEVGALEYSATNANILPATNPGTWISIELPLSAFNVINGVDGSDLVQFVITSDLGTVYYDNLYLHNNNLSTEEFASTNFKVYPNPTQTNWNIESNTTITSISVYDILGKRVSTLTPNTNDIEISTENMQSGIYFARIEGANGSKTVKLIKE
- a CDS encoding MFS transporter codes for the protein MSNVKTSKRVRVPYRQKAAFGAGHFVLNLLPGVLGVYLQVFILTAFGMDPVWAGLLGGLPRIFDALTDPIMGFISDNTKSRYGRRRPYIFAGAIISGILFILMWQLDENASQTYNFWYVMILQILFLVGNTMFATPLVGLGYEMTSDYNERTRLMSLANSMGQIAWMIVPWLYVIIPDVNTFDNPAQGVRTMAVIVGGVCILFGILPAFFCRGIDSANMDNRQVINFKTLASNMQELFKGIKQVSKNKPFMKLCGATFLVFNGFQLVAAFSVFIIVFYMNSGSWEQAGTWPAWFNTLNAIITAFIVIPIISKMATKWGKRNAFLISTALSIFGYILKWWGFDIQLNERFNQTSIGQSMTNGVASLFEFLNPFLESAGMSWFSIDASNGIPWLIFLPIPFFAFGMGGLFTLMMSMTADVCDLDELENGMPRKEGTFGAIYWWMVKLGQAIAIILSGVILKVVGFDQNIALQTTETMTSLRMADIAVPAFTAGMAMLVMWKYSLNEKRAKEIKEVLVERRGEL
- a CDS encoding glycosyl hydrolase family 17 protein; the encoded protein is MRKKSIIIVVLFSMLIMSCKENKKNKMSANQTTKEVTAKDVLGNPEYLAISYGGYREKQREVQPTIQELKADMKILNAMGIKVLRTYNVHFAQAENLLKAITELKSEDADFEMYVMLGIWIDCENAFNFSNGEPNHNAESERNAVEVNTAVDLTKRFPDIVKILAVGNEAMVKWATSYYVEPWIILKWVNHLQDLKTSGELSKDLWITSSDDFSSWGGGDPIYHTEDLEKIAKAVDYISMHTYPYHQSHYNSDFWKVPENEENLSKKEKVDAAMLRALDFAQRQYDSVSNYMKSIGVNKPIHIGETGWASISNGHYGKNGSRATDEYKQGLYHKHMREWTNKANISCFYFEAFDEQWKDAQNPLGSENHFGLINLKSEAKYPIWNLVDEGVFDGLNRDGKPITKTYNGNLEALMKDVLVPNTNYPKD
- a CDS encoding glycoside hydrolase family 17 protein, which codes for MSYREESYYNYKSYSQITTQGIDVSKLRLEELKNLWHKTMEDGFHGICFSMYEDGQNPGDDISVEQVERRVKILRPHVEAIRSFSCIEGNEHVPIVAKRHGLKTLVGAWLSDDKEDNEREIEGLITLAKAGNVDVAAVGNEVLYRNDLTLEELLGYIKRVKDALQGLDIPIGYVDAYYEFSRHPELVENTDVVLANLYPFWEGCPIEYALGHMQAMYGQVVDAAQGKPIIITETGWPSEGGSFRGAIATDKAAMKYFIDTINWTKENEIPIFYFSSFDESWKTGDEGDVGAYWGLWDKNEKLKY
- a CDS encoding glycoside hydrolase family 30 protein; translated protein: MKASRYSILPLLILTVMSCSSEKKESKRLEVEIYETSQSGNKLTRITEFSQVDSSAVIKILPEQKFQTITGFGGSFTESSAYLLNKLSKKNRDTILQAYFAKDGARYSLTRTHIASCDFSLNNYTYAPVSGDMELKNFTIEEDRDDLIPMILEAHAISEDGFKIIASPWTAPPWMKDNNAYVGGKLLPKYYDVFALYFSKYLDAYKAEGIDIWGLTPVNEPHGNGNNWESMHFTPEEETDFVQNHLGPKLEADGYGKVNILGYDQNRKGIQEWVDEMYKDEASSKYFDGLAIHWYESTYDYFPEELQYGHNKAPNKYLIETEGCVDSEIPKWQDDSWYWKKEATDWGWDWASAEDKHLHPKYAPVNRYARDIIGCLNNWVDGWVDWNMVLDRQGGPNWFENWCVAPVIVDPENDEVYFTPLYYTMAHFSKYIRPGAEVIGVENPDTELQVTAAENPDGSIAVVLFNEEKVAKNFNLNLNDETITVKINAQAIQTIMIPTKTK
- a CDS encoding LacI family DNA-binding transcriptional regulator, with translation MTTLKELSKLLNLSISTVSKALNDSHEISDNTKKRVNELAEKLNYKPNRIAQQLKTNKSKTIGVILPTVTNPFFAEVLHGIEMAATNSDYDIIVCLSNETLHKEKRSLELLSNGSVDGFIMAVARESQVKKETDHIKFAIKSKLPVLMFDRVVNDIECNKVIVDDFQSVYEATEHLIVNEKRKNILLVSNIEELSVGKLRIEGYSKALKNHKLKPKILKLDNAIDVEVESKIYNYLRENKSIDAILSIDHLTGIVAINMAKKLGKNIPKDLSVVGFGYEHTQLLSSPKISIIHQKAHKIGEMSTKLLIDNIMDEDLELQTIVVPSELKLSESVK